In Streptomyces chartreusis, the following proteins share a genomic window:
- a CDS encoding peptide-N4-asparagine amidase, with product MKRRIVMSMLAGATLLASTLLGAGPAPAAESGGPAALETAQPAHVPAEFGTDWHDPVTAAPPVTRPAGKSCQVTVAEAQFRDFTPYKGTYSPPDGCGDRWSKVVLRMDGKVKGRQYDRLGYLHVGGVEIFRTSTPEPSPDGIEWSVEKDVTRYGDTFRGDRDVEMLIGNVVDDTYTGVIDVKVTLTFYAGRPAANPDRVLTLRDGTLTTPRNSERIVAEVYATGSGGGCEEFWYLAAPDPAPYSCKAAGGPYREVQIRVDGQLAGIAAPFPHVWTGGWSNPFLWYVMPGPRAFDVKPIEYDLTPFAGLLNDGRPHRVEVSVVGVPEGQSGWSAPVNVLVWQDAERAHVTGRLTVHRAGDLANSSAYTPGSEHRVDTKGGHRLTVAGYVDTSHGRVATTVRRSLTNDSAHRWTDGENLDALDATWTDEQSVTVDGRGPAQTTRTRRTYTMDGSIAIGADDRLRTVLTLGDRAAVVTTQDGRRTRWSRVDDTYAGDAAWTLNVPRDQRHAVGTTSERYRAYGSDGCHDRSLTSVQGVLTEDRIRC from the coding sequence ATGAAGAGACGGATCGTCATGTCCATGCTCGCGGGGGCAACCCTCCTGGCGAGCACCCTCCTCGGAGCGGGCCCGGCCCCGGCGGCCGAATCCGGCGGACCCGCAGCCCTAGAGACGGCCCAACCGGCCCACGTCCCCGCCGAGTTCGGCACCGACTGGCACGACCCCGTAACCGCCGCCCCGCCCGTGACCAGGCCTGCCGGAAAGTCCTGCCAAGTCACCGTCGCCGAGGCGCAGTTCCGCGACTTCACCCCGTACAAGGGCACTTACTCGCCCCCCGACGGCTGCGGCGACCGCTGGAGCAAGGTCGTGCTGCGGATGGACGGCAAGGTCAAGGGACGCCAGTACGACCGACTCGGCTATCTGCACGTCGGTGGGGTCGAGATCTTCCGTACGTCGACTCCGGAACCGTCGCCCGACGGCATCGAATGGTCCGTGGAGAAGGACGTCACGCGGTACGGCGACACCTTCCGCGGCGACCGGGACGTCGAGATGCTCATCGGGAACGTCGTCGACGACACGTACACCGGTGTCATCGACGTCAAGGTCACGCTGACGTTCTACGCAGGCCGCCCGGCCGCGAACCCCGACCGAGTCCTCACCCTCCGGGACGGCACGCTGACCACCCCGCGCAACAGCGAACGCATCGTCGCCGAGGTGTACGCCACCGGCTCCGGCGGCGGCTGCGAGGAGTTCTGGTACCTGGCGGCTCCCGACCCGGCGCCCTACTCCTGCAAGGCGGCCGGCGGACCGTACCGCGAGGTGCAGATCAGGGTCGACGGTCAACTCGCCGGAATCGCCGCGCCGTTCCCGCACGTGTGGACCGGCGGCTGGTCCAACCCCTTCCTCTGGTACGTCATGCCGGGGCCACGCGCCTTCGACGTCAAGCCGATCGAGTACGACCTCACGCCCTTCGCCGGCCTGCTCAACGACGGCCGTCCGCACCGCGTCGAGGTCTCCGTCGTCGGCGTCCCCGAGGGGCAGAGCGGCTGGAGCGCACCCGTGAACGTCCTCGTCTGGCAGGACGCCGAGCGCGCGCACGTCACCGGCAGGCTCACCGTGCACCGGGCCGGTGACCTCGCCAACTCCTCGGCGTACACGCCCGGTTCGGAACACCGGGTGGACACAAAGGGTGGTCATCGGCTGACCGTGGCCGGGTACGTCGACACCTCGCACGGCCGGGTGGCGACCACCGTGCGCCGCTCGCTCACCAACGACTCCGCGCACCGCTGGACCGACGGCGAGAACCTGGACGCCCTCGACGCCACCTGGACGGACGAGCAGTCGGTCACCGTCGACGGACGCGGGCCGGCCCAGACGACCCGTACCCGGCGGACGTACACGATGGACGGCTCGATCGCCATCGGCGCGGACGACCGGCTGCGCACCGTGCTGACCCTCGGTGACCGTGCCGCCGTCGTGACCACCCAGGACGGCCGCCGGACGCGGTGGTCGCGGGTCGACGACACCTACGCGGGCGACGCCGCCTGGACGTTGAACGTGCCGCGCGACCAACGGCACGCGGTCGGTACGACGAGCGAGCGCTATCGGGCATACGGCTCGGACGGCTGCCACGACCGTTCTCTGACGAGCGTTCAGGGGGTGCTCACCGAGGACCGAATCCGCTGCTGA
- a CDS encoding cation:dicarboxylate symporter family transporter gives MPPSVPSLPRRVARILRTSLFAQVACALVLGIVVGKLWPGFGADLQPFGDGFIRLIKTIISPLVFCVVVVGIAKAGDLKAFGRIGLKALIWFEVASTLALVIGLLAANVVQPGSGMNVDPATLDASAVDAKTGGGHLPSTTEFVLEAVPTSFIGAFAENSLLQVLVLACLVGAALLHLGPTKVPQVLPAIEQAQEIIFAIVGFVMRLAPIAVFGAMAVLIGNYGLGVIETYGKLIVLCYLAAALFIGLLALALKAVTGLSLWKFLRYIREEMLLALGTASTESVLPRVMQKLRKAGARDDAVGLVLPTGYSFNLDGASLYLSIGTLFIAQAVGVDLSLGQQITVVLVLMLTSKGMAGIPGSAFLALSATASSPGAIPAGAVALLLGVDRIMDSMRVVTNLLGNCVAVFAVARWEGALDRERAKKVLDGEIQVDLEDEEQTEQPQELKKERAAETG, from the coding sequence GTGCCGCCGTCCGTACCGTCCCTGCCGCGACGCGTCGCACGCATACTGCGTACCTCTCTCTTCGCGCAGGTCGCCTGCGCGCTCGTACTCGGAATCGTCGTCGGGAAGCTGTGGCCCGGCTTCGGCGCGGATCTCCAGCCGTTCGGCGACGGTTTCATCCGGCTCATCAAGACGATCATCTCGCCGCTGGTGTTCTGTGTGGTCGTCGTCGGCATCGCCAAGGCCGGTGACCTGAAGGCGTTCGGCCGGATCGGGCTCAAGGCCCTGATCTGGTTCGAGGTCGCGAGCACGCTCGCGCTGGTCATCGGCCTCCTCGCCGCCAACGTCGTCCAACCGGGGTCGGGGATGAACGTCGACCCCGCCACGCTGGACGCCTCGGCGGTCGACGCGAAGACCGGCGGCGGTCATCTGCCGTCGACGACGGAGTTCGTGCTGGAGGCCGTCCCCACCTCCTTCATCGGCGCCTTCGCCGAGAACTCCCTCCTCCAAGTCCTCGTCCTGGCCTGCCTGGTGGGCGCGGCGCTGCTGCATCTCGGGCCCACCAAGGTGCCGCAGGTGCTGCCCGCCATCGAACAGGCCCAGGAGATCATCTTCGCGATCGTCGGCTTCGTGATGCGGCTGGCCCCGATCGCGGTGTTCGGCGCGATGGCCGTCCTGATCGGCAACTACGGACTGGGCGTCATCGAGACCTACGGCAAGCTCATCGTCCTGTGCTACCTGGCCGCCGCCCTGTTCATCGGCCTGCTCGCCCTCGCCCTCAAGGCGGTCACCGGCCTCAGCCTGTGGAAGTTCCTGCGCTACATCCGTGAGGAGATGCTGCTCGCCCTCGGCACCGCGTCCACCGAGTCGGTCCTGCCGCGGGTGATGCAGAAGCTGCGCAAGGCCGGCGCCCGCGACGACGCCGTGGGTCTGGTGCTGCCGACGGGCTACTCCTTCAACCTCGACGGCGCCTCGCTCTACCTCTCCATCGGCACGCTGTTCATCGCCCAGGCCGTGGGCGTGGACCTGAGCCTCGGTCAGCAGATCACCGTCGTCCTGGTGCTGATGCTGACCAGCAAGGGCATGGCGGGCATCCCCGGCTCGGCCTTCCTGGCCCTGTCGGCCACCGCCTCCTCGCCGGGCGCGATCCCGGCCGGCGCCGTCGCCCTGCTGCTCGGCGTGGACCGCATCATGGACTCGATGCGCGTCGTCACCAACCTCCTCGGCAACTGCGTCGCCGTCTTCGCGGTCGCCCGCTGGGAGGGAGCGCTGGACCGGGAGCGGGCCAAGAAGGTCCTCGACGGCGAGATCCAGGTCGACCTGGAGGACGAGGAGCAAACCGAGCAGCCGCAGGAGCTCAAGAAGGAGAGGGCCGCAGAGACCGGCTGA
- a CDS encoding MarR family winged helix-turn-helix transcriptional regulator: MTTPDPDGPLAEQLLRFTRRVHRIQKRHLHDCGLGVTPAQSRLLRTLAHYDSPPRMADLAERLEVVPRAVTTLVDGLEASGKVRRAPDPTNRRVIRIELTEDGRKALRELHGARRSAAEEILAPLTEEQRAVLGELLDTLIDGGGGRGC, translated from the coding sequence ATGACCACCCCCGATCCCGACGGCCCGCTCGCCGAGCAGCTGCTGCGCTTCACCCGCCGGGTGCACCGGATCCAGAAAAGGCACCTCCATGATTGCGGCCTGGGTGTCACCCCGGCCCAGTCGCGCCTGCTGCGCACCCTCGCGCACTACGACTCGCCGCCCCGGATGGCCGACCTCGCCGAACGCCTCGAAGTGGTCCCCCGCGCGGTGACGACACTGGTCGACGGCCTGGAGGCGAGCGGAAAGGTCCGCCGCGCGCCGGACCCGACGAACCGCCGGGTGATCCGCATCGAACTCACCGAGGACGGCCGCAAGGCCCTTCGGGAGCTGCACGGCGCACGCCGATCGGCGGCCGAGGAGATCCTGGCGCCGCTAACGGAGGAACAGCGGGCGGTGCTGGGAGAGCTGCTGGACACCTTGATCGACGGGGGTGGGGGGCGGGGGTGCTGA
- a CDS encoding ABC transporter ATP-binding protein, producing MHPDHETAWTPSAAQQEQPRQVRRILRLFRPYRGRLAVVGLLVGASSLVGVATPFLLKAILDVAIPEGRTGLLSLLALGMILSAVLTSVFGVLQTLISTTVGQRVMHDLRTAVYGRLQRMSLAFFTRTRTGEVQSRIANDIGGMQATVTSTATSLVSNVTSVVATIVAMIALDWRLTVVSLLLLPVFVWISRRVGNERKKITTQRQKQMAAMAATVTESLSVSGILLGRTMGRSDSLTKAFADESEQLVDLEVRSNMAGRWRMAVITMVMAAMPAFIYWTAGVVLQVGGPQVSIGTIVAFVSLQQGLFRPAVSLLSTGVQIQTSLALFQRIFEYLDLPIDITEREEPVHLDRVKGEVRFENVEFGYDGKSGPILDGIDVTVPAGGSLAVVGPTGAGKSTLGHLVPRLYDVTGGRVTLDGVDVRDLDFDTLARAVGVVSQETYLFHATVADNLRFAKPDATDEELHAAAKAAQIHDHIASLPDGYDTVVGERGHRFSGGEKQRLAIARTILRDPPVLILDEATSALDTRTEHAVQDAIDALSANRTTVTIAHRLSTIRGADQIVVLDAGQVAERGTHEELLERDGRYAALVRRDAQLEPTG from the coding sequence ATGCATCCCGACCACGAAACCGCCTGGACGCCATCCGCCGCGCAGCAGGAACAGCCGCGGCAGGTGCGTCGCATCCTCAGACTCTTCCGTCCCTACCGCGGCCGCCTCGCGGTCGTGGGTCTGCTCGTCGGCGCCTCGTCGCTGGTCGGCGTCGCCACGCCGTTCCTGCTCAAGGCGATCCTCGACGTCGCCATCCCCGAGGGCCGCACCGGCCTGCTCAGCCTGCTCGCGCTCGGCATGATCCTGAGCGCCGTCCTGACCAGCGTCTTCGGTGTGCTCCAGACGCTGATCTCGACGACCGTCGGCCAGCGCGTCATGCACGACCTGCGCACCGCGGTCTACGGCCGCCTCCAGCGCATGTCGCTCGCCTTCTTCACCCGCACCCGCACCGGCGAGGTCCAGTCCCGCATCGCCAACGACATCGGCGGCATGCAGGCGACCGTCACCTCCACCGCGACGTCCCTGGTCTCCAACGTGACCAGCGTGGTCGCCACGATCGTCGCGATGATCGCCCTGGACTGGCGACTGACCGTCGTCTCGCTGCTCCTGCTGCCGGTCTTCGTCTGGATCAGTCGTCGCGTCGGCAACGAACGCAAGAAGATCACCACCCAGCGCCAGAAGCAGATGGCCGCGATGGCCGCCACCGTCACCGAGTCGCTCTCCGTCAGCGGCATCCTGCTCGGCCGCACCATGGGCCGCTCCGACTCGCTGACCAAGGCCTTCGCCGACGAGTCCGAGCAGCTCGTCGACCTCGAGGTGCGGTCGAACATGGCCGGCCGCTGGCGCATGGCCGTCATCACCATGGTCATGGCCGCCATGCCCGCCTTCATCTACTGGACCGCCGGCGTGGTCCTCCAGGTCGGCGGCCCGCAGGTCTCCATCGGCACGATCGTCGCCTTCGTCTCGCTCCAGCAGGGCCTGTTCCGCCCGGCGGTCAGCCTGCTGTCCACCGGCGTCCAGATCCAGACCTCGCTCGCGCTCTTCCAGCGCATCTTCGAGTACCTCGACCTGCCCATCGACATCACCGAGCGCGAGGAGCCCGTCCACCTCGACCGCGTCAAGGGCGAGGTCCGCTTCGAGAACGTCGAGTTCGGCTACGACGGCAAGAGCGGCCCGATCCTCGACGGCATCGACGTCACCGTCCCGGCGGGCGGCAGCCTCGCGGTCGTCGGCCCGACCGGCGCCGGGAAGTCGACCCTCGGCCATCTCGTGCCGCGGCTGTACGACGTGACGGGCGGCCGGGTCACCCTCGACGGCGTGGACGTGCGCGACCTCGACTTCGACACCCTGGCCCGCGCGGTCGGCGTCGTCTCGCAGGAGACGTACCTCTTCCACGCCACGGTCGCCGACAACCTGCGCTTCGCCAAGCCCGACGCCACCGACGAGGAGCTGCACGCGGCGGCGAAGGCGGCCCAGATCCATGACCACATCGCGTCCCTGCCCGACGGCTACGACACCGTCGTCGGCGAGCGCGGCCACCGCTTCTCCGGCGGTGAGAAGCAGCGCCTGGCCATCGCCCGCACCATCCTGCGCGACCCGCCGGTGCTCATCCTCGACGAGGCGACCAGCGCTCTGGACACGCGCACCGAACACGCCGTCCAGGACGCCATCGACGCCCTGTCCGCCAACCGCACCACGGTCACCATCGCGCACCGGCTGTCCACCATCCGGGGCGCCGACCAGATCGTGGTCCTCGACGCGGGGCAGGTGGCGGAGCGGGGTACGCACGAGGAGCTGCTGGAGCGGGACGGGCGCTATGCGGCGCTGGTCAGGCGGGACGCCCAACTGGAGCCCACAGGGTGA
- the mltG gene encoding endolytic transglycosylase MltG translates to MYLNTPPRSTIRLTRRGRMALIAAGAVVAGTAVAVPLLVMGEEEAARPTSLVIPEGWRAGQVYTAVDKALALPSGTTKKSLDKLDLKLPNDADGNPEGYLFPATYPLEKNGKRATPDSLLSAMVDTANQKFSGAPIAAGAQRNAMNVYQAVTIASIVQAEAATKADMAKVARVIFNRLERGMPLQMDSTVNYALKRSTLRTTEADTRIESPYNSYQRMGLPPTPIGSPGDEAMHAAISPAAGDWLYFVTVKAGDTRFTADYTEHQRNVAEFNARQKKASPKPTG, encoded by the coding sequence ATGTACTTGAACACTCCGCCACGGAGCACGATTCGACTGACGCGCCGGGGACGTATGGCTCTCATCGCCGCCGGCGCCGTCGTGGCCGGCACCGCCGTGGCGGTGCCGCTGTTGGTCATGGGCGAGGAGGAGGCGGCCCGACCCACCTCGCTGGTGATCCCGGAGGGCTGGCGCGCCGGCCAGGTCTACACGGCCGTCGACAAGGCCCTCGCCCTGCCGTCCGGCACCACGAAGAAGTCCCTCGACAAGCTCGACCTGAAGCTGCCGAACGACGCCGACGGCAACCCCGAGGGCTACCTGTTCCCGGCGACGTACCCGCTGGAGAAGAACGGGAAGAGGGCGACGCCGGATTCGCTGCTGTCGGCCATGGTCGACACCGCCAACCAGAAGTTCAGCGGCGCCCCCATCGCCGCCGGCGCGCAGCGCAACGCCATGAACGTCTATCAGGCGGTCACGATCGCGAGCATCGTCCAGGCCGAGGCCGCCACCAAGGCCGACATGGCCAAGGTGGCCCGGGTCATCTTCAACCGGCTCGAACGCGGCATGCCGCTCCAGATGGACTCCACCGTCAACTACGCCCTGAAGCGCTCCACGCTCAGGACGACCGAGGCGGACACCCGGATCGAGAGCCCCTACAACTCGTACCAGCGCATGGGCCTGCCGCCCACGCCGATCGGCAGCCCGGGCGACGAGGCGATGCACGCCGCGATCAGTCCGGCAGCCGGCGACTGGCTGTACTTCGTCACGGTCAAGGCGGGCGACACCCGCTTCACGGCCGACTACACGGAACACCAGCGCAACGTCGCCGAGTTCAACGCCCGGCAGAAGAAGGCAAGCCCGAAGCCGACGGGGTGA
- a CDS encoding NAD(P)-binding domain-containing protein → MNNIEAVETVGVVVIGAGQAGLSSAYHLRRTGFEPGRDFVVLDHSPGPGGAWQFRWASLTYGKVHGMHSLPGMELTDADPARPSSEVIAEYFDAYERTFDLRVRRPVDVRAVREGPDGRLLVETSAGTWATRALINATGTWDRPFVPRYPGQEMFRGRQLHTAQYPGPQAFAGRRVVVVGGGASGTQHLLEIAPHAAATTWVTRRPPVFREGPFTEDIGRAAVALVEERVRQGLPPKSVVSVTGLPLNDAVRQGLADGVLDRRPMFERITPDGVEWSDGQRVEADVILWATGFRAVIDHLAPLHLREPGGGIRVEGTRAVADPRVHLVGYGPSASTIGANRAGRAAVRDIRRLLAEEPVAA, encoded by the coding sequence GTGAACAACATCGAGGCGGTCGAAACGGTCGGCGTGGTCGTCATAGGCGCTGGTCAGGCGGGTCTGTCCAGCGCCTACCACCTGCGGCGCACCGGTTTCGAGCCGGGCCGTGACTTCGTCGTCCTCGACCACTCCCCCGGTCCGGGCGGCGCCTGGCAGTTCCGGTGGGCGTCCCTGACGTACGGCAAGGTGCACGGGATGCACTCGCTGCCCGGCATGGAACTGACCGACGCCGATCCCGCGCGGCCGTCCTCCGAGGTCATCGCGGAGTACTTCGACGCCTACGAGCGGACCTTCGACCTGCGGGTGCGGCGCCCCGTCGACGTGCGTGCCGTGCGCGAGGGCCCGGACGGGCGGCTGCTCGTCGAGACCTCGGCGGGAACCTGGGCCACGCGGGCCCTGATCAACGCGACCGGCACCTGGGACCGGCCGTTCGTGCCGCGCTACCCCGGCCAGGAGATGTTCCGGGGGCGGCAGCTGCACACCGCGCAGTACCCGGGGCCGCAGGCGTTCGCGGGCCGGCGGGTCGTGGTCGTGGGCGGCGGGGCCTCCGGCACCCAGCATCTGCTGGAGATCGCGCCCCACGCGGCGGCCACGACGTGGGTCACCCGGCGTCCGCCGGTGTTCCGCGAGGGCCCCTTCACCGAGGACATCGGCCGCGCGGCGGTCGCGCTCGTGGAGGAGCGGGTCCGGCAGGGCCTGCCGCCGAAGAGCGTGGTCTCGGTCACGGGGCTGCCGCTGAACGACGCCGTCCGGCAGGGGCTGGCGGACGGGGTCCTGGACCGCCGTCCCATGTTCGAGCGGATCACACCGGACGGGGTGGAGTGGAGCGACGGGCAGCGCGTGGAGGCCGACGTCATCCTGTGGGCGACCGGCTTCCGCGCCGTCATCGACCATCTCGCCCCGCTGCACCTTCGCGAGCCGGGCGGCGGCATCCGGGTGGAGGGGACGCGCGCGGTCGCCGACCCACGTGTCCATCTGGTCGGCTACGGCCCGTCCGCCAGCACGATCGGCGCCAACAGGGCCGGCCGTGCGGCCGTACGGGACATCAGGCGGCTGCTGGCCGAGGAGCCGGTGGCCGCGTGA
- a CDS encoding ABC transporter ATP-binding protein — MATHVHRPVGPEATEAGRPVAVPQAVHVSGLTRSFDGRAVIDRLQLDVQPGEFVALLGRSGCGKSTLLRILAGLDRDIEGTVLVPRRKAVAFQAPRLTPWKKVWRNVLLGLPGKPGRAVAERALQEVGLDHRTDAWPKRLSGGEAQRASLARALVREPDLLLLDEPFGELDALTRSKAQRLVGELWQRRGCAVLLITHDVEEAVLLADRVLVMDEGVIAHEQHIDLARPRDIADPRFAELRAGLLERLGVDTAAEAA, encoded by the coding sequence ATGGCGACCCACGTTCACCGGCCGGTGGGCCCCGAGGCCACGGAGGCCGGCCGTCCCGTGGCGGTTCCGCAGGCCGTGCACGTGTCGGGTCTGACCCGCTCCTTCGACGGGCGCGCGGTCATCGACCGGCTCCAACTCGACGTCCAGCCGGGCGAGTTCGTTGCCCTGCTCGGCCGCAGTGGCTGCGGCAAGTCCACCCTGCTGCGGATCCTCGCCGGTCTCGACCGTGACATCGAGGGCACCGTACTGGTGCCGCGCCGCAAGGCCGTCGCCTTCCAGGCGCCGCGGCTGACGCCGTGGAAGAAGGTGTGGCGCAACGTGCTGCTCGGACTGCCGGGCAAGCCGGGCCGCGCGGTCGCCGAGCGGGCGCTTCAGGAGGTCGGCCTGGACCACCGTACGGACGCCTGGCCCAAGAGGCTCTCCGGCGGTGAGGCGCAACGGGCTTCGCTGGCACGGGCGTTGGTCCGCGAGCCGGATCTGCTGCTGCTCGACGAGCCGTTCGGCGAGCTCGACGCGCTCACCCGTAGCAAGGCCCAGCGCCTGGTCGGCGAGTTGTGGCAGCGGCGCGGCTGCGCGGTCCTGCTCATCACGCACGACGTCGAGGAGGCCGTGCTGCTCGCCGACCGCGTCCTCGTGATGGACGAAGGGGTGATCGCGCACGAGCAGCACATCGACCTCGCCCGTCCCCGCGACATCGCCGACCCCCGCTTCGCCGAACTGCGCGCCGGGCTCCTCGAACGCCTCGGCGTCGACACCGCCGCCGAAGCCGCCTGA
- a CDS encoding putative leader peptide, with amino-acid sequence MLRSALLTTRGHIDLLRVASAACHRGC; translated from the coding sequence ATGTTGCGTTCGGCCCTGCTCACCACGCGCGGTCACATCGACCTGCTGCGGGTGGCCTCCGCCGCGTGTCACCGCGGCTGCTGA
- a CDS encoding secondary thiamine-phosphate synthase enzyme YjbQ: protein MSDAFTTRVLNVASGSSERVVDLTRDCEAFLREAAAGRDGLLNVFVPHATAGIAIIETGAGSDDDLLAALHALLPADDRWQHRHGSPGHGRDHVLPALVPPHATLPVVDGRLELGTWQSVCLVDTNKDNAHRQVRLSFLG from the coding sequence ATGTCAGACGCCTTCACCACCCGAGTTCTGAACGTCGCCTCCGGCTCCTCGGAGCGGGTCGTGGATCTCACCCGCGACTGCGAGGCCTTCCTGCGGGAGGCGGCGGCGGGCCGCGACGGTCTGCTGAACGTCTTTGTGCCGCATGCGACCGCCGGTATCGCGATCATCGAGACGGGCGCGGGCAGCGACGACGACCTCCTGGCCGCCCTGCACGCCCTCCTGCCCGCCGACGACCGCTGGCAGCACCGCCACGGCAGCCCCGGCCACGGCCGCGACCACGTCCTCCCGGCCCTCGTCCCGCCGCACGCGACGTTGCCTGTCGTGGACGGACGCCTGGAGCTCGGAACCTGGCAGTCGGTGTGCCTCGTGGACACCAACAAGGACAACGCCCACCGCCAGGTCCGACTGAGCTTCCTGGGCTGA
- a CDS encoding ABC transporter substrate-binding protein has product MRRQDPLLASCIALILVSGVACSGLAEGDGGNKELSGARITVAGAWTGSEQKNFQKVLDAFSDKTGAKVTFVSTGNNVSTAVGGMIEDGDAPDVALLPQLGVLGQFERNGWLEPLSVPAREAVDANYADVWREYGSVNGTLYGVYYKVAHKSAVWYNPRVFVDANVGRPATFAEMLSAGQAISDSGLAAFAIAGRDGWTLTDWFENVYLSQAGPQKYDALAAHELKWTDASVVEALTSLGKLFKEDHLIAGGREGALNTDFPGSVEKVFGTEPEAGMVFEGDFVAGIAKDRFGKEIGQDVRFFSFPAREGGIFPVISGGDAAVVLKGGKNSAAGMKLVEYLATAEAAAVWAKLGGFLSPNKQLDIHTYDNLATRAMAESLVDAEDRVRFDMSDQAPASFGGTNGASQWRILQSFLRDPSDPESAAAELEEAAAKAYRD; this is encoded by the coding sequence ATGCGTCGACAAGACCCCCTGCTCGCGAGCTGTATCGCACTCATTTTGGTTTCCGGCGTTGCATGCTCCGGACTCGCCGAGGGAGACGGTGGGAACAAAGAGCTGAGCGGTGCGCGTATCACCGTGGCCGGCGCATGGACCGGAAGTGAGCAGAAGAACTTCCAGAAGGTACTCGACGCCTTCAGCGACAAGACCGGGGCGAAGGTGACCTTCGTGTCCACGGGGAACAACGTGTCCACTGCCGTGGGCGGCATGATCGAGGACGGGGACGCACCGGACGTGGCCCTACTCCCACAGCTGGGCGTGCTCGGGCAGTTCGAACGCAACGGATGGCTGGAGCCGCTTTCGGTCCCGGCGCGGGAGGCGGTGGACGCCAACTACGCCGACGTGTGGAGAGAGTACGGCAGCGTGAACGGCACCCTGTACGGCGTGTACTACAAGGTGGCCCATAAATCGGCCGTCTGGTACAACCCGCGCGTTTTCGTCGATGCGAATGTCGGGCGGCCCGCGACATTTGCAGAAATGCTGTCCGCCGGCCAGGCCATCTCCGACTCGGGACTCGCCGCGTTCGCCATTGCCGGGCGGGACGGCTGGACCCTCACGGACTGGTTCGAAAACGTCTACCTGTCGCAAGCAGGACCTCAGAAATACGACGCCCTGGCAGCCCACGAGCTGAAATGGACCGACGCATCGGTCGTCGAGGCACTCACTTCCCTCGGCAAGCTCTTCAAGGAAGACCACCTCATCGCGGGAGGCCGGGAAGGTGCCCTCAACACCGACTTTCCCGGCTCGGTGGAGAAGGTCTTCGGAACGGAGCCGGAAGCCGGCATGGTCTTCGAGGGTGATTTCGTCGCCGGGATCGCCAAGGACCGGTTCGGTAAGGAGATCGGCCAGGACGTCCGCTTCTTCTCCTTCCCGGCCAGAGAGGGCGGAATCTTCCCCGTCATCAGTGGTGGTGACGCCGCGGTCGTCCTGAAAGGCGGCAAGAACTCGGCCGCCGGGATGAAGCTGGTCGAATATCTTGCCACCGCGGAGGCGGCCGCTGTGTGGGCGAAGCTGGGTGGTTTTCTTTCGCCTAACAAACAGCTTGACATCCACACCTATGACAACCTCGCCACTCGCGCCATGGCCGAGTCGCTGGTCGACGCTGAGGACCGGGTGCGCTTCGACATGTCCGACCAGGCCCCGGCATCCTTCGGCGGTACCAACGGCGCCAGCCAGTGGCGGATTCTGCAGAGCTTCCTGCGTGACCCTTCCGACCCCGAGAGCGCCGCCGCGGAGCTGGAGGAAGCGGCAGCCAAGGCATACCGGGACTGA
- a CDS encoding ATP-binding protein, producing MHEPDTCRRAMMALPAEACRVRTVRHFVLALLASWGVVEQDRDAAGLIVSELAGNAAQHGGAEMTVNVSLSAEQLCIDVVDTGPAARVSRPRCDDLDEERGRGLDIVDHLSEWMDICAEPDCWRSRVGLRVCRAAATESVPPAA from the coding sequence GTGCACGAGCCGGACACCTGCCGACGGGCGATGATGGCCCTGCCGGCGGAGGCGTGCCGAGTCCGCACCGTCCGGCATTTCGTCCTCGCCCTCCTGGCCAGCTGGGGAGTTGTCGAGCAGGACCGGGATGCCGCAGGCCTGATCGTCAGCGAGCTGGCCGGTAACGCGGCTCAGCACGGCGGCGCCGAGATGACGGTGAATGTGAGTCTGTCGGCCGAGCAGCTGTGTATCGATGTGGTCGACACCGGTCCTGCCGCACGGGTGTCCCGCCCTCGCTGCGACGACCTTGACGAAGAGCGAGGCCGCGGACTCGACATCGTCGACCATCTGTCGGAGTGGATGGATATCTGTGCCGAGCCGGACTGCTGGCGAAGCCGGGTCGGCCTCCGAGTCTGCAGGGCAGCCGCGACTGAGAGCGTCCCTCCGGCTGCGTAG